A window of Streptomyces caniferus genomic DNA:
CGGCCGCTGCGCCGCGACCCCTGTGGATAACTCTCGGGCGACGCAGTTATCCACAGCTTCGGGCGGGCATTCGCGCGTTGTCAGTGGCATCGGGTTGCATGGGGGCATGAGCAACGAAGATCTGCGTGCCGCAGCCGATGCCGTCCTGAGCCTCGTCGGGGATCCCGGCGGCGAGGCCAGGCTGCGCGAGGATCAGTGGCGGGCGATCGAGGCGCTGGTCGCCGACCACCGCCGCGCGCTGGTCGTACAGCGCACGGGCTGGGGCAAGTCCGCGGTCTATTTCGTCGCGACGGCGCTGCTGCGTGAGCGCGGCAGCGGACCGACCGTGATCGTCTCCCCGCTGCTCGCGCTGATGCGCAATCAGGTCGAGGCCGCCGCGCGGGCCGGGATCCGCGCCCGCACGATCAACTCCGCCAACACCGAGGAGTGGGACACCGTCCAGGCCGAGGTGGCGGCCGGCGAGGTGGACGTCCTGCTGGTCAGCCCCGAGCGCCTCAACAACCCGGACTTCCGCGACCAGGTGCTGCCCAAGCTCGCGGCGGCGACCGGTCTGCTGGTGGTCGACGAAGCGCACTGCATCTCCGACTGGGGCCATGATTTCCGGCCGGACTACCGACGGCTGCGCACCATGCTCGCCGATCTCCCGCCCGGTGTGCCCGTGCTCGCCACCACGGCCACGGCCAACGCGCGGGTGACCGCCGATGTCGCCGAACAGCTCGGCACGGGCGGGGGCTCCACCGAGGCACTGGTGCTGCGCGGGCCGCTGGACCGGGAGAGCCTGAGCCTGGGCGTCCTCCCGCTGCCGGACGCCGCGCACCGGCTCGCCTGGCTCGCGGACCATCTGCACGAGCTGCCGGGCTCGGGGATCATCTATACGCTCACCGTTGCCGCAGCCGAGGAGGTCACGGCCTTCCTGCGTCATCGGGGGCACACGGTCTCCTCGTACACCGGCAAGACGGAGAACGCCGACCGCCAGCAGGCCGAGGACGATCTGCTCGCCAATCGCGTCAAGGCGCTGGTGGCGACCTCGGCGCTGGGCATGGGCTTCGACAAGCCCGACCTGGGTTTCGTGGTGCACATGGGTTCGCCGTCGTCCCCCATCGCGTACTACCAGCAGGTGGGCCGGGCCGGCCGTGGGGTCGAGCACGCCGAGGTGCTGTTGCTGCCCGGGCGGGAGGACGAGGCGATCTGGAAGTACTTCGCCTCGCTGGCCTTCCCGCCCGAGGAGCAGGTGCGGCGGACGCTGGACGTCCTGGCGGCCGCCGGCCGGCCGGTGTCCCTGCCGGCCCTGGAGCCGCAGGTCGAACTGCGCCGCTCACGCCTGGAGATCATGCTCAAGGTGCTCGATGTGGACGGCGCCGTACAGCGCGTCAAGGGTGGCTGGACCTCCACCGGCCGCCCGTGGTCGTACGACGCCGAGCGTTATGCGTGGGTGACGCGCCAGCGCGAGGCCGAGCAGCAGGCGATGCGGGAGTACGCCACCACGACGGGCTGCCGCATGGAGTTCCTGCGACGGCAGCTGGACGACGAGGCGGCCGTGGCGTGCGGGCGCTGCGACAACTGTGCCGGGGCGCGGTTCACCACCGAGGTGTCCGCCGCAGCGCTGGAGGGGGCGCGCGGTGAGCTGGGACGGCCCGGGGTGGAAGTGGAGCCGCGGCGGATGTGGCCGACGGGCCTGCCGGCCGTCGGTGTCGACCTCAAGGGGCGTATCCCGGCAGGTGAGCTGGCCGCGACCGGCCGCGCACTGGGCCGGCTCTCCGATATCGGGTGGGGCAACCGGCTGCGCCCGATGCTCGCCCCGCAGGCCCCGGACGGCCCGGTCCCCGACGATGTCGCGGCCGCGGTGGTCACCGTGCTCGCCGACTGGGCCAAGGGCCCCGGTGGTTGGGCCTCGGGGGCGGCGGACGCACCGGCCCGCCCGGTGGGCGTCGTCGCGCTCTCCTCGCGCAGCCGCCCGCAGCTGATCCGGTCGCTGGCCGAGCGGATCGCCGCAGTCGGCCGCATGCCGTTCCTGGGCGCGGTGACCTCGGTGGACGACGGTGCCGACGGCAGGATTCCGCGCAGCAACAGTGCCCAGCGGCTCCGGGCTCTGGACGGTTCGCTGGGCGTACCACCCGAGCTGGCGCAGGCGTTGGAGTCGGCGGGCGGTCCGGTGCTGCTGGTGGACGACTACGCCGATACCGGCTGGACGCTGGCCGTGGCCGCCCGGCTGCTGCGCCGGGCGGGGGCAGCGGAGGTGTTTCCGCTGGTCCTCGCCGTACAGGGCTAGGGGCCGTACGGCACGCGGCGACGGGAAGGAACATTTGCCACTCCCCGGGCGATTCCGGTCACGGGCGGGAATTGCTCGTTGCCGCATGCCTGTACGACCGCGAGAATTGGAGTTGCTTCCCCGTACCGGCCGTCCGTGGTCAGGCAGGGCCATGCCGTGGTGCCCATCCGCGCCAGGCCGCCGCCCGACGTGCGGACGCGTAGACGATGGGAGGAACGTGACCTTCGGCTTCGCCCCGCCCCCGCAGGTGCCCCCGCCCACGTCCGCCGACTCCGCCGCACGACTCGGCCGCATGCTGGAGCCCGCCGAATGGGCCTCGGCCGGCATCCCGTTGCTGCGCAATCCCCGTGAGGTCGTCGCCGGCCTGCACGACCGTCACCGGCCGGTGCCGTCGACGGCCATCGTCGCAGTGCTCGACGTGCAGGAGCGGGTGACGGCCAGCGCCTCGTTCACGGAGCTCACGGCCGCTCCCGACGGCTGGGAGTTCCGCAATGCGCTCCTGGTGCATCTGCGCCGGGTGATCCCGCACGACCTGCGGCTGCGCGCCCCGGTCCGGACCGCCGTGCTGCTCTACTGCCGTGAGGGCGAGCCTTTGTGGACGGAGACGGACGGGGCCTGGATGTGGGGGCTGCGCGACGCCTGCACGCTGCACGGGCTCCGTTGCGGGGCATACATCACGCTGACCCCGGACCGCTGGCAGGTGCTGGGAGAGGGCCGGGGCGGGCGCCGCCCCAAACCGTCCACCGTGGACAAGCCCGTCACGGCAGCACGCCGGACGGGGGCGGAACGGATGGAGACTCGTCGCACGACGGCGGCGCGCCCCGAGGCGCCCCATACGGCCGCGCCTCTGCCCGCCGCACCGAACCGGTCGATGGCGCGGCGCACGGGAGGCGGCGCCCCGGAAGCCCATCGGCACACGGCCGCACGCTGAGCGGACCGGGCGGACGTACGCCCGGCTTCCGGCGGCAGAAGCAGGCACCTCGCCGGGCGTGCCATGACCCACGGCAGACGGCCCGCGCATCCCGGTGGTGGCAGAAGTCAGACGGTCACGACCGGCACACCTCCGCCTCTCCGCCGAAGCCCCCGGCCCGGCGTCCCGACCTCGTCCGGGCCGGAGCGCAAGCGAGCCCGACGGCCTTCGGGGCCGACGGGCTGTTGCGAACCGGAAGCGGTCAGGCGGGTGCTCCGAGAACGGTGTTGATCCGCTGCGGGTCGCCGCAGACGATCAGCAGCGTTCCGGCACGGGCCATCGCCGCGGGCAGCGCCTGCGCGGTGACCTCGTCCGTACCGCCGTTCATGGCGACGACCACGACGGGCCGGCCGGTGGCACGCTCGGCACCGGCGTCCGCGTAGAACACATCGTCCGCGGCGTCGTGTTGGGCCCAGTAGGACGCCTCGCCGAAGGACAGTTCATGCGCGGCCCACGGGTGCGTTTCACCGGTGGTCAGCATCAGGATGTCGCCCGGCGCACGCCCGGAGTCCAGCAGCAGGTCGACGGCCTCGTCGGCGGCGTCGACGGCGCCGGCGGCGGGTGCCAGCTGGAGCTGTGCTCCCGCGGCGGCGCCGGGCTGGCCGGCGGGCGGCTGCGGGGAGCTGGTGCGCTGCGCCGGCGGAGCGGCGACAGGACCACGCGGCGGGGCAGCAGGTCCGGGCTTGCCCGGACGGACACTGGACGCGGGGCCACGCGGCGGCGCGGGGCGGGGACCGGGACCAGGAACGGGACGGGGGGTCGGCGCGGTACGGCCGGCGGCCGGAGTTGCGCGGGGACCCGGGACACTCTCGTGAATCTGAGGCTCCTCGGGGATGAGAGGCATAAAGGGATGTCTATCAAACGTAAGTGCGGAACGCGTCATCGGGTACCGAATTGATGTGCGTACCGCTCAGAAATCGAAGCCGAGTTGGCCACCGGCTTCCAGAGCGGCTGCTTCGGGGGTGATGCGCGCCTTCTTCAGATGCCGCCAGCGGGGCAGGGCATCCATGTAGGACCACGACACTCGGTGGTGCGGCGTAGGACCGTACTCCTCCAGGGCAATGCGATGGGTCGGTGAGGGGTAGCCTGCGTTGGCCGCGAAGTCGAAGTCGGCGTAGACCAGGCCCAGTTCGGCCATCATCGCGTCGCGTCGCACCTTGGCGATCACGGACGCGGCGGCGACCGCGATGCAGGACTGGTCGCCCTTGATGACCGTGCGGACTTGCCATGGCGCGCCCAGGTAGTTGTGCTTGCCGTCGAGAATGATCGCGTCCGGCTGAACCGGCAGCGCCTCCAGGGCCCGGACTGCCGCGAGCCGCAGGGCCGCGGTCATGCCCAGTGCGTCGATCTCCTCGGGCGAGGAGTGCCCCAGGGCGTACGACGTGACCCACTCGCCGAGCACTTCGCACAGTTCGCGGCGCTTGGGGGTCAGCAGCTTGGAATCGGTGAGACCGTCGGGCGGCCGGCGCAGACCGGTGATGGCTGCGCAGACGCTGACCGGACCGGCCCAGGCTCCGCGCCCGACCTCGTCGATACCTGCAACGACCTTGGCGCCCGTCGTGGCGCGCAATGATCGCTCGACGGAATGGGTGGGGGGCTCGTACGGCATGGCGCCAGCAAGGTTACGCCTATTCGGCTCAGCCGTCCGCACCGGATCCCCACCTGGTGGGAAACGGTGCGGGCAGCCGCATGAGCAGCATGCGAACGGGACCCGCCGCTTCCGCTACCGATGGGTATGCGGAAGCTGGATCAGGCGAGGCGCGGCCGGCGCCGGAGGCTGCCGTTCCCTCGCCCCGAGCGGAGCCGTGCGGGGTGAAGTAGCCGCCCGAGGCCGGTGGTTGGAGGACGCCCGGAAGACGGCAGCGGACCGCAGCGGACGGATACGGCGGATGGGCGCGACGAACAGGCGCGAGCACGCCGCAGCGGGCGGGATGGGCGCGGAGCGAGGCGGTGGCCGTGCGTCAGTCGGCGAGGGTGGGTGTCCAGGACGGGAGCGGCTCGGTGCCTTCCAGCCATGCCTCAGGAGGGTGGCCGGCGTGCCCGGCGGCGACGATGCCGCCGACGATGGCGCACGTGGTGTCCACATCGCCGCCCGCCTGAGCAGTGGTCCAAAACGCCCGCTCGTAGTTGCCCAGATGCCGGGCCGCGGCCCAGAGCGCGAAGGGCACCGTGTCGTGGGCGCTGGTGCGCCGTCCACAGCCCAGGACGGCGGCGACGGTGCTGGAGTCGGCGTAGTCGAGCATGTCGCGGGCGCGGCGCAGTCCGGCCTGCACGGCGCTGCGCGGGATCAGCTCCAGCACACCGTCCAGCAGCTGTTCGGGGCCGGTGTCACGGGCCGGGTCGGCCACCAGGGCGGCCGCGGCGGCGACGGCCATGGCGCCGACGACGGCCTCAC
This region includes:
- a CDS encoding RecQ family ATP-dependent DNA helicase; amino-acid sequence: MSNEDLRAAADAVLSLVGDPGGEARLREDQWRAIEALVADHRRALVVQRTGWGKSAVYFVATALLRERGSGPTVIVSPLLALMRNQVEAAARAGIRARTINSANTEEWDTVQAEVAAGEVDVLLVSPERLNNPDFRDQVLPKLAAATGLLVVDEAHCISDWGHDFRPDYRRLRTMLADLPPGVPVLATTATANARVTADVAEQLGTGGGSTEALVLRGPLDRESLSLGVLPLPDAAHRLAWLADHLHELPGSGIIYTLTVAAAEEVTAFLRHRGHTVSSYTGKTENADRQQAEDDLLANRVKALVATSALGMGFDKPDLGFVVHMGSPSSPIAYYQQVGRAGRGVEHAEVLLLPGREDEAIWKYFASLAFPPEEQVRRTLDVLAAAGRPVSLPALEPQVELRRSRLEIMLKVLDVDGAVQRVKGGWTSTGRPWSYDAERYAWVTRQREAEQQAMREYATTTGCRMEFLRRQLDDEAAVACGRCDNCAGARFTTEVSAAALEGARGELGRPGVEVEPRRMWPTGLPAVGVDLKGRIPAGELAATGRALGRLSDIGWGNRLRPMLAPQAPDGPVPDDVAAAVVTVLADWAKGPGGWASGAADAPARPVGVVALSSRSRPQLIRSLAERIAAVGRMPFLGAVTSVDDGADGRIPRSNSAQRLRALDGSLGVPPELAQALESAGGPVLLVDDYADTGWTLAVAARLLRRAGAAEVFPLVLAVQG
- a CDS encoding ribonuclease HII is translated as MPYEPPTHSVERSLRATTGAKVVAGIDEVGRGAWAGPVSVCAAITGLRRPPDGLTDSKLLTPKRRELCEVLGEWVTSYALGHSSPEEIDALGMTAALRLAAVRALEALPVQPDAIILDGKHNYLGAPWQVRTVIKGDQSCIAVAAASVIAKVRRDAMMAELGLVYADFDFAANAGYPSPTHRIALEEYGPTPHHRVSWSYMDALPRWRHLKKARITPEAAALEAGGQLGFDF